In a single window of the Pseudobacteriovorax antillogorgiicola genome:
- a CDS encoding pyridoxal-dependent decarboxylase, with protein MTDQSRMSPPIFDADELAEQGRKIISLLENLQRRISQNPVKPNCHPGDLAKLFSSEPPEQGIGWQRLIQDLEGKITEGATLWQHPRFFAYYPANTSLPAVLAETMIAGLASVGLQWSANPIATELECVVMDWILKMLHAPQDSPFYHHSCRGGGVIQNTAGDALVNIMVAARVACHQKAAGIPWDKPLDEDQRESLFYQDSSRLVVYMSDQTHFSGPKAVRVAGMRVNIIKSKLLSDGNYGIDRVMVAEAMASDRRQGLRPCALQLNYGSTNTCGMDDMKSFLGFAQAEGVWLHVDAAYAGASLILPEFQGASRVIQEIADSFNFNGSKWFLCGFDSAFLYVRDRRLMKQVYAAGGDYLATVDEEGAYNPEFKDWAVPLGRRFRSLRIWMVLSYFGVTGMQAFLRKGIEQANRLRSLVDQSSDFETIVACQLGLVCVGLKDGLQERWVLFWEALERRSENGRNFLVYPSKIEGRFFLRIALGGVNTEDQDVDYLWSQLNGAVKEIKVHIAKI; from the coding sequence ATGACTGATCAATCCCGGATGTCTCCTCCTATTTTTGATGCTGACGAACTCGCTGAGCAAGGGCGAAAAATCATCTCCCTGTTAGAAAATTTGCAACGAAGAATTTCTCAAAATCCTGTGAAGCCTAATTGTCATCCGGGGGATTTAGCGAAATTATTTAGTTCAGAGCCGCCGGAACAAGGCATTGGCTGGCAGCGATTGATCCAAGACCTGGAGGGTAAAATCACCGAAGGAGCAACTCTGTGGCAGCATCCGCGATTTTTTGCCTACTATCCTGCCAACACATCGCTCCCAGCAGTTCTAGCAGAAACCATGATCGCTGGCCTGGCCTCTGTGGGATTGCAATGGAGTGCCAATCCTATTGCCACTGAGCTTGAATGTGTCGTGATGGATTGGATTTTGAAGATGCTCCATGCACCTCAAGACTCACCTTTCTACCATCACTCTTGTCGGGGCGGTGGGGTGATCCAAAACACTGCTGGCGATGCTCTGGTGAATATTATGGTTGCTGCTCGTGTTGCCTGTCACCAAAAAGCGGCTGGTATTCCTTGGGACAAGCCTCTTGATGAGGATCAGCGAGAATCACTATTTTATCAAGACTCATCTCGCCTTGTGGTTTATATGTCTGATCAGACCCACTTCTCAGGGCCCAAGGCGGTGCGTGTCGCAGGGATGCGAGTTAACATCATCAAGAGCAAGCTTTTATCGGATGGTAATTATGGGATTGATCGTGTGATGGTCGCTGAAGCCATGGCCTCAGATCGACGCCAAGGGCTAAGGCCGTGCGCGCTGCAACTCAATTATGGTTCTACCAACACCTGTGGCATGGATGATATGAAGTCATTTCTTGGGTTTGCACAGGCAGAGGGGGTTTGGCTTCACGTGGATGCTGCTTATGCCGGTGCCTCGCTGATATTGCCGGAATTTCAGGGTGCCTCTCGCGTGATTCAAGAGATCGCAGATTCGTTCAATTTTAACGGTTCGAAGTGGTTTTTGTGCGGCTTTGACTCGGCCTTTCTCTATGTCCGTGATCGACGATTGATGAAGCAGGTTTACGCAGCAGGTGGAGACTATCTGGCTACGGTAGATGAGGAAGGGGCTTACAACCCTGAGTTCAAGGATTGGGCAGTGCCTCTCGGCCGCAGGTTTCGATCGTTACGAATCTGGATGGTACTATCTTACTTCGGAGTCACCGGGATGCAGGCTTTTTTGCGAAAAGGTATCGAGCAAGCCAATCGTCTGCGCTCCTTGGTGGACCAGTCTTCAGACTTCGAAACGATCGTGGCTTGCCAATTGGGCCTCGTTTGCGTTGGTTTGAAAGATGGATTGCAGGAGCGTTGGGTTTTATTCTGGGAAGCTTTGGAAAGACGAAGCGAAAATGGACGCAATTTTCTTGTTTACCCATCAAAGATTGAGGGCCGCTTCTTTCTACGCATTGCCTTAGGGGGCGTGAATACTGAAGATCAAGACGTTGATTACTTGTGGAGTCAGCTAAACGGTGCTGTAAAAGAGATCAAAGTGCATATTGCCAAAATATAA
- a CDS encoding ATP-binding protein yields MTLTNSIWLLLCSMLVFGMQIGFLAIESGLTRPKNSISVAAKNIIDGMLSFLLFWILGWGIMEGSDYGGLIGFSEFWGPANLDNETIAKFVFFALFCCTSTTIVSGAIAERVNIKSYLYITILVSGLIFPIIAHWVWHPQGLLSSLGFVDYAGSTVVHGTGGFIALVAAYMVGPRTGRFSADGKAWKGSQLPMSAAGCLLLCLGFLGFNGGSGLALNQDTWRVILITLLCISGGLLGGVIQSVARHGLVSFNALIVGPLSGAVASCAFCPWLDPTGAIALGGIAGVLAGETGLILEKRKIDDVVGAVPVHLVGGLVGSILGALFVDSELFSQSRWQTLGIQAIGSVVHGTAVVGVAWLTLKFIDRWQPLRVPIQEELEGLNYREHGKATRWGDLVQFINWQREHDLTLEARARVDEFSEEGQVAAQLNLLLDDINKREQALELAKNLAEQANRAKSKFLSTTSHELRTPLNAIIGYSEMLAEDLQNSSYHEDIDRIKQSGTYLLSLINDMLDISRLDSGRFKMQANWVILEDFAAEIESLTLPLTKKQMNSLSVEVKADAKQLYFDPVRLKQVLMNLLGNACKFTEKGTVKLLLEESRGSLRCQVEDSGRGLTPSEIKRIFKPFEQALRIDSLSGTGLGLTISQGIVKEMGGTIAVESKVGHGSCFSFKIDVKKELELADDRLMVLLVDDDPGTRLLVREYLNELGFQVDQAASVVEACAKLETGSYRMVITDYIFPDDNGGAIVQRVRDQGLLYPVLIITGFADKIVCGENVSILAKPFDLEQLCRALTNLNVEVNEKASRSA; encoded by the coding sequence TTGACCCTGACTAATTCCATTTGGCTACTACTATGCTCGATGCTTGTTTTTGGCATGCAGATAGGTTTTCTTGCTATCGAATCAGGCCTTACACGACCCAAGAATAGCATCTCGGTTGCAGCCAAAAACATCATCGATGGAATGTTGTCCTTCCTACTTTTTTGGATTCTTGGCTGGGGAATTATGGAAGGCTCTGATTATGGTGGATTGATCGGGTTCTCAGAGTTTTGGGGGCCAGCAAATTTAGATAATGAAACCATCGCGAAGTTTGTGTTCTTCGCCCTGTTTTGCTGTACATCTACTACCATCGTTTCTGGCGCTATAGCGGAGCGAGTCAACATAAAATCTTACCTCTACATCACAATTCTCGTGTCGGGTCTGATCTTTCCTATCATTGCTCACTGGGTTTGGCATCCACAAGGCTTACTTAGCTCGTTGGGGTTTGTAGACTATGCAGGCTCCACAGTTGTTCATGGCACGGGGGGATTCATCGCTCTCGTTGCTGCCTACATGGTAGGGCCAAGGACGGGCCGCTTCTCAGCAGATGGCAAAGCATGGAAGGGAAGCCAACTTCCTATGTCAGCAGCGGGATGTCTACTTCTTTGTCTGGGCTTTCTCGGTTTTAATGGAGGGTCTGGTCTGGCGCTAAACCAGGATACATGGCGCGTGATCCTGATCACTTTATTGTGTATCAGTGGTGGTCTGCTTGGTGGGGTTATCCAGAGTGTTGCCAGACACGGTTTGGTAAGCTTCAATGCTTTGATCGTGGGCCCACTTTCTGGAGCAGTTGCAAGCTGCGCCTTTTGCCCATGGCTTGATCCCACCGGTGCTATTGCACTCGGGGGCATCGCAGGTGTACTGGCTGGGGAAACGGGGTTGATCTTAGAAAAACGAAAGATTGATGACGTTGTTGGAGCCGTTCCAGTTCATCTTGTAGGGGGCTTGGTAGGGAGTATCCTTGGAGCTTTGTTTGTAGACTCAGAATTATTCAGCCAGTCTCGATGGCAAACTTTAGGAATTCAAGCTATAGGAAGTGTGGTTCACGGCACTGCCGTTGTCGGCGTTGCGTGGCTTACATTAAAGTTCATAGATCGCTGGCAGCCTCTTCGGGTTCCTATTCAAGAAGAACTTGAAGGCTTGAATTATAGGGAGCATGGAAAGGCCACACGTTGGGGCGACCTAGTTCAATTTATCAACTGGCAGCGAGAGCACGATCTCACCTTAGAAGCTCGGGCGCGAGTCGACGAGTTTAGCGAAGAAGGTCAGGTGGCAGCTCAGCTTAACTTGCTCCTTGATGATATCAACAAGCGGGAACAGGCATTGGAACTAGCCAAGAATCTTGCGGAACAGGCCAACCGGGCCAAGTCGAAGTTCCTATCAACCACTAGCCATGAACTCCGTACCCCGCTGAATGCGATTATTGGCTATAGCGAGATGCTTGCTGAAGATCTTCAAAACTCCAGCTATCACGAGGATATCGATCGCATCAAGCAATCGGGTACTTATCTCCTTTCTTTAATCAATGACATGCTTGATATCTCACGATTGGACTCCGGTCGTTTCAAGATGCAAGCTAACTGGGTTATTCTTGAGGACTTTGCAGCTGAAATTGAATCATTAACGCTACCATTGACGAAGAAACAAATGAACTCACTTTCTGTAGAAGTTAAAGCTGATGCGAAACAGCTATACTTTGACCCTGTTCGGCTCAAGCAGGTTCTAATGAATCTGCTCGGCAATGCCTGCAAATTTACGGAAAAAGGGACTGTCAAGCTACTGCTTGAAGAATCCAGAGGCAGTCTTCGCTGCCAGGTTGAAGACTCCGGTCGTGGTCTAACTCCATCTGAAATTAAGCGTATCTTCAAGCCCTTCGAGCAGGCTCTTCGGATTGACTCTCTATCAGGCACTGGACTGGGCCTGACGATCTCTCAAGGCATCGTCAAGGAAATGGGAGGAACAATAGCGGTCGAGTCTAAAGTAGGGCACGGTAGTTGTTTCTCGTTCAAAATCGATGTTAAGAAAGAGTTGGAACTAGCGGATGATCGACTCATGGTCCTTCTAGTCGACGATGATCCTGGGACACGACTACTTGTTCGAGAGTACCTTAACGAGCTTGGCTTTCAAGTGGACCAAGCGGCCTCTGTTGTAGAAGCATGTGCAAAGTTAGAAACTGGTAGTTATCGGATGGTGATCACGGACTACATTTTTCCTGATGACAACGGTGGTGCTATCGTTCAGAGGGTTCGTGATCAAGGGCTTCTCTATCCAGTTCTTATTATTACTGGCTTCGCTGATAAGATTGTGTGCGGTGAGAATGTTTCAATTCTAGCTAAGCCATTCGATCTTGAGCAGCTTTGTAGAGCTTTGACCAATCTTAATGTTGAAGTCAACGAGAAGGCTTCTCGATCTGCCTGA
- a CDS encoding ricin-type beta-trefoil lectin domain protein, whose amino-acid sequence MKLREALQLIIGTTLIVSCSQTDLKSGNADAPKSEAETADITEDTSLANEPVSVAGAFLMCQYEGSESQGIHTVGCDIRNQDQRSLSDLGDVSFTWNREASIPSIIRLGPLPYKLTLTSIQLDTRTAFIEATLNLPARTLAVKLDIGSIEGLPSTQVLSGFAANILLVRSWPENGAEGPIVLIDGRCITSTEINFSGGQKVQVQPCVASNPFQQFVFSTAADGTSFNIQKAGEEECMDIPIDDGLEVLSVNTFRSCHEDSNQMFRFTERNGFFSMSATPVTGQCFYATGSDILLQPCYSTTQ is encoded by the coding sequence ATGAAACTACGCGAAGCTCTTCAGCTTATCATTGGCACGACGTTAATCGTATCGTGCTCTCAGACCGACCTAAAAAGCGGTAATGCCGATGCGCCCAAATCAGAAGCAGAAACAGCTGATATTACCGAAGATACCAGCCTTGCGAACGAACCAGTAAGTGTCGCTGGGGCTTTTCTCATGTGCCAATACGAAGGCAGCGAGAGCCAAGGGATTCACACCGTAGGCTGCGATATTCGCAACCAAGACCAACGTTCGCTTTCTGACCTTGGTGATGTGAGCTTTACCTGGAATCGAGAGGCTTCGATTCCTTCAATCATTCGCTTGGGACCACTACCGTACAAGCTCACTCTAACGTCAATTCAGCTAGATACAAGAACCGCTTTTATCGAAGCTACCCTCAATCTGCCAGCCCGAACTTTAGCTGTAAAGCTCGATATTGGCAGTATCGAAGGATTGCCTTCTACCCAAGTACTATCAGGTTTCGCAGCAAACATATTGCTCGTACGATCGTGGCCTGAGAATGGTGCTGAGGGTCCTATCGTGCTAATTGACGGACGATGTATTACAAGTACCGAAATCAATTTTTCAGGGGGACAAAAGGTTCAGGTTCAGCCTTGCGTTGCTAGCAACCCTTTTCAGCAGTTCGTGTTTTCCACAGCCGCCGATGGAACCTCATTTAATATTCAGAAGGCTGGAGAGGAGGAGTGTATGGATATTCCCATTGATGACGGCCTTGAAGTCCTATCCGTAAATACATTTAGGTCGTGCCATGAAGATAGCAATCAGATGTTCCGATTCACAGAGCGGAACGGCTTTTTCAGCATGAGCGCCACTCCAGTAACTGGCCAATGCTTTTACGCAACTGGATCAGATATCCTCTTGCAACCATGCTATAGCACAACACAGTAA
- a CDS encoding aldo/keto reductase has product MDRRRFLHQSLNFSMGLGAVGIGLPYYDVFAGKDKLLSKAIPKSGERLPVIGMGTWITFNVGAIQSLRDQRTQVLKKFLTAGGTVIDSSPMYGSAEEVLGYAINKLGVQNKIFAATKVWTSSGSEGRQQVEDSFKLWGLNKMELQQVHNLVNWREHLDYLLDLKKKKQIRYVGITTSHGRRHRDFESVMKSHDIDFVQLTYNIDNRVVESRLLPLAKEKKIAVIVNRPFGGGTVIDRVKAKPLPPWSRDMGCKNWADILLKYIVSHPAVTVAIPATSKVEHMTENMQALQGRFLTTKERKQVEAYVAAM; this is encoded by the coding sequence ATGGATCGAAGACGATTTTTACACCAGTCTCTAAATTTTAGCATGGGGCTTGGAGCTGTTGGGATTGGATTGCCGTATTACGATGTCTTTGCAGGAAAAGACAAGCTGCTTAGCAAGGCGATCCCTAAGTCTGGGGAAAGGCTACCTGTCATTGGGATGGGAACTTGGATAACCTTCAACGTCGGCGCGATTCAGAGCTTACGAGATCAAAGGACTCAAGTTCTAAAAAAGTTCCTTACTGCCGGCGGAACTGTGATCGATTCATCACCCATGTATGGTTCGGCTGAGGAGGTTCTGGGTTATGCCATTAATAAATTGGGAGTTCAGAACAAAATCTTTGCTGCAACCAAAGTTTGGACAAGTAGCGGCTCCGAAGGACGACAGCAGGTAGAAGACTCTTTTAAGCTTTGGGGGTTGAATAAGATGGAGCTTCAGCAGGTTCATAACCTTGTGAACTGGCGAGAGCATCTGGATTATCTGCTAGATCTTAAGAAAAAGAAGCAGATTCGCTATGTGGGAATCACAACATCTCACGGTCGCCGTCATCGTGATTTTGAATCTGTTATGAAATCCCACGATATCGACTTTGTGCAGTTGACATACAATATCGATAACCGTGTGGTCGAATCGCGACTCTTACCCCTTGCGAAAGAAAAAAAGATAGCTGTGATCGTCAACCGACCTTTTGGTGGTGGGACCGTGATCGATAGGGTCAAGGCTAAACCTCTCCCTCCGTGGAGTCGTGATATGGGTTGCAAAAACTGGGCGGATATCCTGCTCAAGTACATCGTTTCCCATCCGGCGGTTACGGTAGCTATACCTGCCACGTCTAAGGTGGAGCACATGACCGAGAACATGCAAGCTCTACAAGGCCGATTCCTAACGACAAAAGAACGAAAGCAAGTTGAGGCCTACGTAGCGGCGATGTGA
- a CDS encoding peptidoglycan DD-metalloendopeptidase family protein, whose translation MKLILIYLLATVSVACSHTGSTQYKDELGDVHKVKPGETLSEIAEDYDVSWRELAQVNDLGRDGHIQAGQQIIVPVRNQSLLSSWIKSPLQCHENHSSPKTPKKGYQHHDFQSSHDHRNLFSWPVRGRLTSVYGPRGGRIHQGIDIAAPTGTNIRASAQGTVVFSGWLRGYGRTVIIQHKGYRTLYAHCHRLLVRRGQRVATGKLIALVGSSGRSTGPHLHFEIQRGMAAVNPLKHLGSSIAGL comes from the coding sequence ATGAAACTCATTCTTATATACTTACTCGCCACCGTTTCAGTGGCTTGCTCCCATACTGGCTCCACCCAATACAAAGACGAGTTGGGCGATGTACACAAGGTTAAGCCAGGAGAAACCTTATCAGAAATCGCTGAAGACTACGATGTCAGCTGGCGGGAGCTGGCCCAGGTGAACGATCTTGGGCGAGACGGACATATCCAAGCCGGTCAGCAGATCATCGTTCCAGTACGAAACCAGAGCCTGTTATCGAGCTGGATCAAAAGTCCCTTACAATGTCACGAAAATCATAGTTCACCAAAAACACCAAAAAAAGGATACCAACACCATGATTTCCAGAGTTCTCACGATCATCGTAATCTATTTAGCTGGCCAGTACGGGGTCGCCTCACTTCTGTATACGGCCCTCGCGGAGGACGAATCCATCAGGGCATTGATATCGCAGCTCCCACCGGTACAAATATCCGAGCTTCTGCCCAAGGCACCGTAGTTTTCTCAGGCTGGTTAAGGGGTTATGGTCGCACAGTCATCATTCAGCACAAGGGTTATCGCACCCTCTATGCTCATTGCCATCGTCTACTCGTGCGCCGCGGCCAGCGTGTTGCCACCGGTAAACTCATAGCCCTTGTGGGGTCAAGCGGTCGCTCCACCGGGCCCCACCTGCACTTTGAAATCCAGAGGGGCATGGCAGCCGTGAACCCGCTGAAGCACTTGGGTAGCTCGATTGCCGGTCTATAG